One window of Pseudacidobacterium ailaaui genomic DNA carries:
- a CDS encoding agmatine deiminase family protein has protein sequence MTLSGTPRENGYRMPAEWARHTATWIAWPHNPNDWPGKFQAIPWVYADIVRHLSRVEEVHILVDHAAAEKRAHRILQRAGANLARIWFHRWPTNRVWTRDSGPIFIKNSQGHSAITNWKFNAWAKYDDWQLDDEFPGRVAEELRLPQWTPKIGDHRVVLEGGSIDVNGAGTLITTEECLLSEVQQRNPGIGREQLEQAFHDYLGVDQVLWLGRGIAGDDTHGHVDDITRFVNENTIVTVIETNRDDENHLPLAENLDRLKSARNLDGKPFQIVELPMPAPVVFDGQRLPASYGNFYIANDLVLVPTFNDPNDRKALSILAGLFPDREVVGIHCGDFIWGLGALHCMTQQQPA, from the coding sequence ATGACCTTGTCAGGGACTCCCCGCGAAAATGGATACCGTATGCCTGCTGAGTGGGCGCGACACACCGCTACATGGATCGCCTGGCCGCATAACCCAAATGACTGGCCAGGAAAATTCCAGGCGATTCCGTGGGTCTATGCTGATATTGTCCGCCATCTTTCGCGCGTCGAAGAGGTCCATATTCTCGTGGACCATGCAGCCGCGGAAAAACGCGCCCATCGCATCCTGCAGCGCGCAGGTGCCAACCTTGCCCGCATCTGGTTCCATCGCTGGCCCACCAACCGCGTCTGGACACGTGACTCCGGCCCCATCTTCATCAAAAACAGCCAGGGCCATTCCGCCATCACAAACTGGAAATTCAATGCCTGGGCAAAGTATGACGACTGGCAACTCGACGACGAGTTCCCCGGCCGCGTGGCCGAAGAACTCCGTCTCCCGCAATGGACCCCGAAAATTGGCGACCACCGCGTGGTGCTTGAGGGCGGCTCCATTGACGTGAATGGAGCAGGCACGCTCATCACCACAGAAGAGTGCCTTCTGAGTGAAGTCCAGCAGCGCAATCCCGGCATCGGCCGCGAACAGTTAGAGCAGGCCTTTCACGACTATCTGGGCGTGGACCAGGTCCTCTGGTTAGGCCGTGGCATTGCAGGAGACGACACCCACGGCCATGTGGATGATATCACCCGCTTTGTCAATGAGAACACCATCGTCACCGTCATCGAAACAAACCGCGATGACGAAAACCATCTGCCGCTCGCAGAAAATCTTGACCGCCTGAAATCGGCCCGCAATCTGGATGGCAAGCCTTTTCAAATCGTCGAGCTTCCCATGCCAGCGCCGGTTGTTTTTGACGGCCAGCGGCTGCCTGCCAGCTACGGCAACTTTTACATTGCCAATGACCTCGTGCTGGTCCCCACATTCAATGATCCTAACGACCGCAAGGCCCTGAGCATCCTCGCCGGACTCTTCCCAGACCGCGAGGTCGTTGGAATTCACTGCGGTGACTTTATCTGGGGCCTGGGGGCTCTGCACTGCATGACCCAGCAGCAGCCTGCCTGA
- a CDS encoding carbon-nitrogen hydrolase, which produces MPSTLNYKIGLVQMSCSPDPDENLEKAVERVREAARMGANIICLPELFRAQYFCQREDHALFDIAESVPGPSTERLSAVAREEKVIVVASIFERRAPGLYHNTAVLLLQDGSIGGLYRKMHIPDDPLYYEKFYFTPGDLGFKAFDTSVGKIGTLVCWDQWYPEGARITALQGANVLFYPTAIGWHPSEKEQYGTAQYEAWQTIQRAHAIANGVYVGAVNRVGHEQGDVRGNRVDGPGLEFWGGSFIADPFGRILAKASHDKEEILIGEIDVRALEDVRRNWPFLRDRRIDAYAPIVHRFLDGSGVEK; this is translated from the coding sequence ATGCCATCTACCTTAAATTACAAAATCGGCCTCGTGCAGATGTCCTGCTCGCCAGACCCGGATGAAAACCTGGAGAAGGCGGTGGAGCGTGTCCGCGAAGCCGCGCGCATGGGCGCAAATATCATCTGCCTGCCAGAACTGTTTCGGGCGCAATACTTCTGCCAGCGCGAAGACCATGCTCTCTTTGATATTGCGGAGTCTGTTCCCGGCCCGAGCACAGAACGCCTGAGCGCCGTGGCCCGGGAGGAAAAGGTCATCGTGGTCGCCTCGATCTTTGAACGCCGCGCTCCCGGACTGTATCACAATACCGCCGTCCTTCTGCTACAGGATGGCAGCATCGGCGGACTTTACCGCAAGATGCATATTCCCGATGACCCGCTCTATTACGAGAAGTTTTACTTTACTCCAGGCGACCTCGGGTTTAAGGCATTTGATACCTCTGTCGGTAAAATTGGCACGCTCGTCTGTTGGGACCAGTGGTACCCCGAAGGCGCGCGCATCACGGCGCTGCAGGGAGCGAATGTGCTTTTTTATCCGACCGCCATCGGTTGGCATCCTTCCGAAAAAGAGCAATATGGCACCGCTCAGTATGAAGCATGGCAGACCATCCAGCGTGCGCACGCCATTGCAAATGGCGTCTATGTGGGCGCGGTCAACCGCGTCGGGCACGAACAGGGCGATGTGCGCGGAAACCGGGTTGACGGTCCCGGCCTTGAATTCTGGGGCGGATCGTTTATTGCCGACCCCTTCGGCCGCATCCTCGCTAAGGCATCTCACGACAAGGAAGAAATCCTGATTGGTGAAATTGATGTCCGCGCACTTGAAGATGTGCGTCGCAACTGGCCCTTCCTGCGCGATCGACGCATCGATGCCTATGCACCGATTGTCCACCGCTTTCTGGATGGATCGGGTGTGGAAAAGTAA
- a CDS encoding pyruvoyl-dependent arginine decarboxylase, with translation MGKSMVPQRLFFTKGVGKHKERLTSFELALRDAGIAAQNLVRVSSIFPPQAKLIPRKEGLKYLHPGEVVFAVVAENSTREPHRLLASSIGVAIPSDRNTYGYLSEHHSFGETEEQAGEYAEELAAEMLATTLNLEFDPDKSWDEKKEIYRISNKIVRTTNVTQSAIGDKRGLWTTTIAAAIMIFE, from the coding sequence TTGGGCAAAAGCATGGTCCCCCAGCGGCTCTTTTTCACCAAGGGAGTAGGAAAGCACAAAGAGCGGCTAACGTCCTTTGAACTGGCTTTGCGCGACGCCGGAATTGCCGCGCAGAACCTGGTGCGTGTTTCCTCAATCTTTCCTCCGCAAGCGAAGCTTATTCCCAGAAAAGAAGGGCTGAAATACCTGCACCCGGGCGAGGTCGTCTTTGCCGTGGTCGCAGAGAATTCCACGCGCGAACCTCATCGCCTTCTCGCTTCCAGCATCGGCGTGGCCATTCCATCGGACCGCAACACCTACGGCTACCTGAGCGAGCACCACAGCTTTGGGGAAACCGAAGAACAGGCCGGAGAATATGCCGAAGAACTGGCTGCCGAGATGCTGGCCACCACTTTGAATCTGGAATTTGATCCGGACAAAAGCTGGGACGAGAAAAAGGAGATTTACCGGATCTCCAACAAAATCGTCCGCACCACAAATGTTACTCAGTCAGCGATTGGCGACAAGCGCGGTCTGTGGACCACCACGATAGCTGCGGCAATCATGATCTTCGAATAA
- the queA gene encoding tRNA preQ1(34) S-adenosylmethionine ribosyltransferase-isomerase QueA, with protein MLVADFDFHLPEDRIAQRPLADRAGARMLAFDRTTGAFEDRVFRDLPSLLREGDVLVLNNSRVIPARLFGHRSGLHTQPQHRVTGRVEVFLTEQISEWEWRVLARPGRKVLKGEILTFGENVLRAEVIEHGEFGERVLRFEPVVDFYGALEHLGHIPLPPYIHREDEMEDRERYQTVYAQQRGSVAAPTAGLHFTQEILEQIRGQGVEIVSITLHVGLGTFQPVRVEKVEDIHLHTERYTLSSEAASAMNNAKREGRRIVAAGTTTVRTLEHCALKSGNGPLEPHSGTTDIFISPGFSFRLVNALLTNFHLPKSTLLMLVCAFGGTEKVLKAYRHAVQSGYRFFSYGDCMFLS; from the coding sequence GTGCTGGTAGCCGATTTTGATTTCCATCTTCCTGAAGACCGCATTGCGCAAAGACCGCTGGCTGACCGGGCCGGAGCGCGGATGCTTGCGTTTGACCGGACCACGGGTGCGTTTGAGGACCGCGTCTTTCGCGATTTGCCTTCCCTGCTGCGGGAAGGTGATGTGCTGGTGCTGAACAATAGCCGTGTGATTCCGGCGCGTCTGTTCGGACACCGGTCTGGGCTGCATACACAGCCCCAGCACAGGGTGACGGGGCGTGTCGAAGTCTTTCTGACCGAGCAGATCAGCGAATGGGAGTGGCGCGTGCTTGCGCGTCCCGGACGTAAGGTGCTCAAAGGGGAGATTTTAACCTTCGGCGAAAATGTCCTGCGCGCAGAGGTCATCGAGCATGGCGAATTTGGAGAGCGCGTTCTGCGTTTTGAACCGGTCGTCGATTTTTATGGCGCTCTGGAACATCTGGGACATATTCCGTTGCCGCCTTACATTCATCGGGAGGATGAAATGGAGGACCGCGAGCGGTATCAGACAGTATACGCGCAGCAGCGCGGATCGGTGGCTGCTCCGACGGCAGGATTGCATTTTACGCAGGAAATTCTGGAACAAATCCGCGGGCAAGGAGTTGAAATTGTCTCCATTACACTGCATGTGGGGCTGGGGACCTTCCAGCCGGTGCGCGTGGAAAAAGTAGAGGACATCCATTTACACACCGAGCGCTACACGCTCTCGTCCGAGGCGGCATCCGCAATGAACAACGCGAAGCGCGAGGGCAGGCGCATCGTTGCAGCCGGTACAACGACCGTTCGCACGCTGGAGCACTGTGCCCTAAAGTCCGGCAATGGTCCTCTGGAGCCGCACTCTGGAACAACGGACATCTTTATTTCGCCGGGGTTTTCTTTTCGTTTGGTGAATGCCTTGTTGACCAACTTTCATCTGCCCAAGTCCACATTGCTCATGCTGGTCTGCGCCTTCGGAGGAACAGAGAAGGTGCTCAAGGCCTACCGCCATGCTGTGCAGTCGGGTTATCGCTTCTTTTCTTATGGCGACTGCATGTTTTTATCCTAA
- a CDS encoding DEAD/DEAH box helicase: MQSPSVPESLAWAHPVVQEWFVRRFGTPTEPQEQGWPHILAGRPVLISAPTGSGKTLAAFLICIDQLIRKALDGRLEPRTEVVYVSPLKALSNDVQKNLEAPLKEIQQLALERGHLGTQIRAAVRTGDTLPAERQRMLKQPPHILVTTPESLYIMLTAEKSRNNLRHVHTVIVDEVHAMADDKRGAHLALTLERLDALVRGENRLSVGEWVTGHKAAPQRIGLSATQNPIELVAEFLRGGCESPVEIVQVGRRRDLDLAVEVPDEELGAVASNSIWDGIYKRLAELALAHRSTLVFVNTRRMVERIAFRMGELLGEENVAAHHGSLSRKLRLEAERKLKQGEIRLLVATASLELGIDIGNVDLVCQINSPRAIAVAIQRVGRAGHWRGAIPKGRFFATTRDDLLEQAATIRAIRAGALDRLEVPPKPLDVLMQQIVAACAAEPWEEDTLFAVLRRAQPYHSLTREEFDEILCLLTEGIEASRGRYGSYLLRDRVRGRVQARRGSRTIAVSNAGTIPDTALYAVIAEPEGVQIATLDEDFAVESSAGDIILLGNTSWRVERVESAGRVLVSDAQGQPPTVPFWRGEAPQRTDELSQFVSDLREEIDRRTKDVLPGYISQAHPQIAETVSWLKQECGVCDSGAEQMIAYIAAGRSVLGVVPSLTTIVAERFFDEGGGMQLVIHAPFGGRINKAWGLALRKRFCRGFNFELQAAATDNGLNISLAEQHSFPLSDVFQFLTEQTVTELLEQASLASPIFKSRWKWAAGRSLQLLRYRNGKRIPPQIQRTRGDDLLASVFPQVAACFENIEGDIEVPDHPLIREVMKDVLGEAMDLEGLKRVLAGMHSGKIRCVAVDTATPSHFAHEMLNANPYAYLDDAPLEERRARAVNMRGILPDHLLGEAGRLSPEAIASVREEIWPDVRDEHEFHDLLCSLIIVPAEILCSPGARDWDVFFSRLERQRRATLARTAEKNYLCAAERMQHLRLLFPAIEYADALDYVSETDTNREEALRRAIQGWMAILGPVTCRRMEEKLGIAAGEIWKQMLRLEMNGTILRGVFEGHGPLEAIPDEDVEWCERRLLQRIHKRTLVTLRRQIEPVSASVFMQWLLRWQHLAPCTQLSGESGLLEALRQLEGFEAPAIEWERSILPQRVSGYDPRWLDALCLSGAVGWGRISPHPAFHSIESGGPRRVVPTSMAPVTFFIREEAFWMDRCLTQRQIPENCLAACLSGTASKVREVLLSSGAMFAGDLVRRLGISAAEIDMALWELVAAGLVTADGFDSLRMLIDPRRNLGRRTKQAAGRWSLFRSAEGATPVQRENEIESACRVVLRRYGVVFRDLLERETTMPRWRDLLGSLRRMEARGQVRGGRFVQGFHGEQFALPEALDSLREARREGTSSWTVNLAAADPMNLIGIVLPGERIAAVAGNRATLDENVWAPLQARNGTMVPGPSFLLTESNYEQPPTT; this comes from the coding sequence ATGCAGTCCCCTTCGGTTCCGGAAAGCCTCGCCTGGGCGCACCCTGTGGTCCAGGAATGGTTTGTACGCCGCTTCGGTACTCCAACCGAACCCCAGGAACAGGGCTGGCCACATATTCTTGCGGGCAGGCCCGTGCTGATCTCGGCCCCGACTGGGTCAGGCAAAACGCTGGCTGCATTCTTGATCTGCATTGACCAGCTCATCCGCAAGGCGCTGGACGGAAGGCTGGAGCCGCGGACTGAGGTCGTGTACGTCTCGCCGCTGAAGGCCCTGTCGAACGATGTCCAAAAGAACCTGGAAGCGCCGCTTAAAGAAATCCAGCAGCTGGCCCTCGAACGGGGCCATCTTGGAACGCAGATCCGCGCGGCCGTGCGCACGGGGGACACTCTGCCTGCTGAGCGACAAAGGATGCTCAAGCAGCCACCTCACATTCTGGTAACGACGCCGGAGTCGCTCTACATCATGTTGACGGCGGAGAAGAGCCGCAACAATCTGCGCCATGTACATACGGTGATTGTGGATGAGGTCCACGCGATGGCCGATGACAAGCGCGGTGCCCACCTGGCACTGACGCTGGAACGGCTGGACGCACTGGTGCGGGGTGAAAATCGCCTGTCGGTTGGAGAATGGGTAACAGGACACAAGGCAGCTCCGCAGCGCATTGGGCTTTCGGCCACACAGAACCCGATTGAATTGGTTGCCGAGTTTTTGCGGGGTGGATGCGAATCACCGGTGGAGATTGTGCAGGTAGGTCGGCGGCGCGATCTCGATCTGGCCGTCGAGGTCCCGGATGAAGAACTGGGCGCTGTGGCAAGCAACAGCATTTGGGACGGTATTTACAAGCGGCTTGCAGAACTGGCCCTGGCGCACCGCTCCACCCTGGTTTTTGTTAATACCCGGCGCATGGTAGAGCGGATTGCCTTCCGCATGGGCGAGCTGCTGGGAGAGGAAAACGTCGCGGCCCACCATGGAAGCCTTTCCCGCAAGCTGCGCCTGGAGGCAGAACGCAAGCTCAAGCAAGGTGAAATCCGTCTGCTGGTTGCGACCGCATCGCTCGAGCTGGGCATTGACATTGGCAACGTAGACCTGGTTTGCCAGATCAACTCTCCGCGCGCGATTGCGGTGGCGATACAGCGAGTGGGACGGGCAGGGCACTGGCGCGGCGCAATTCCCAAAGGGCGATTTTTCGCAACGACTCGCGATGATCTTCTGGAGCAGGCAGCCACGATCCGGGCCATCCGTGCGGGCGCGCTGGACCGGCTGGAGGTCCCGCCCAAGCCACTCGATGTGCTGATGCAGCAAATTGTTGCTGCGTGTGCAGCCGAACCGTGGGAAGAGGACACTCTATTTGCGGTGCTGCGGCGCGCGCAGCCCTATCACTCGCTGACGCGCGAAGAGTTTGACGAGATACTCTGTCTGCTGACCGAGGGCATTGAGGCCAGCCGTGGCCGGTACGGGTCCTATTTATTGCGGGACCGCGTGCGTGGGCGCGTGCAGGCACGGCGTGGTTCGCGGACCATAGCGGTATCGAACGCAGGAACGATTCCGGACACCGCTCTGTATGCGGTGATTGCCGAGCCGGAAGGCGTGCAGATTGCCACCCTTGACGAAGATTTTGCTGTGGAGTCCTCCGCGGGGGACATCATTCTGCTGGGCAACACAAGCTGGCGCGTGGAACGTGTGGAGAGCGCCGGCCGGGTCCTGGTTTCCGATGCTCAGGGGCAGCCCCCAACGGTGCCTTTCTGGCGGGGAGAGGCCCCGCAGCGGACGGATGAACTCTCCCAGTTCGTCTCCGATCTGCGCGAAGAGATAGACCGCCGCACAAAAGATGTGCTGCCCGGATACATCAGTCAGGCCCATCCGCAGATCGCTGAGACAGTTTCCTGGCTAAAGCAGGAATGTGGTGTCTGTGATTCCGGCGCAGAGCAGATGATTGCCTACATTGCAGCCGGCCGCTCCGTGCTCGGTGTTGTGCCTTCACTGACGACGATTGTTGCGGAGCGCTTTTTTGATGAAGGCGGCGGAATGCAGCTTGTCATTCATGCACCGTTTGGGGGGCGCATCAACAAGGCCTGGGGCCTGGCGCTGCGCAAGCGCTTTTGTCGCGGCTTCAACTTTGAATTGCAGGCGGCTGCAACAGACAATGGCCTCAACATCTCCCTGGCTGAACAGCACAGCTTTCCTCTGAGCGATGTCTTCCAGTTCCTCACAGAACAGACCGTCACCGAGCTTCTGGAGCAGGCCTCGCTGGCATCACCCATCTTCAAGTCTCGCTGGAAATGGGCGGCGGGGCGGAGCCTGCAACTGCTGCGGTACAGGAATGGGAAGCGCATTCCACCCCAGATCCAGCGCACGCGCGGAGACGATTTGCTGGCCAGCGTCTTTCCACAGGTGGCGGCGTGCTTTGAGAACATTGAGGGCGACATTGAGGTCCCGGACCATCCTCTCATTCGCGAAGTGATGAAAGATGTGCTGGGAGAGGCCATGGACCTGGAGGGGTTGAAACGTGTTCTTGCTGGAATGCATTCAGGCAAGATCCGTTGCGTGGCTGTAGATACGGCGACCCCTTCGCATTTTGCGCATGAAATGCTGAATGCGAATCCTTATGCTTATCTGGATGATGCTCCGTTGGAAGAGCGCCGTGCGCGTGCTGTAAATATGCGCGGGATCCTGCCGGACCATCTGCTGGGTGAAGCAGGAAGGCTCTCTCCAGAGGCGATTGCATCTGTGCGGGAAGAAATCTGGCCCGATGTGCGCGATGAGCACGAATTTCACGACCTGTTGTGCTCTCTCATCATTGTGCCTGCCGAGATATTGTGCTCCCCCGGCGCGCGGGACTGGGATGTTTTCTTTTCACGTCTTGAAAGGCAGAGACGGGCCACACTGGCACGCACAGCAGAGAAAAACTACCTCTGCGCAGCGGAGAGGATGCAACATTTAAGGCTGCTCTTTCCGGCAATCGAATATGCCGATGCTCTGGATTATGTATCTGAAACAGATACAAACAGGGAGGAGGCCCTGCGCAGGGCCATCCAGGGATGGATGGCGATCCTGGGCCCGGTCACCTGCCGCAGGATGGAAGAAAAGCTTGGCATCGCTGCCGGCGAAATCTGGAAGCAGATGCTGAGGCTGGAGATGAATGGCACGATTCTTCGCGGAGTGTTTGAAGGACACGGTCCGCTGGAGGCCATCCCGGACGAAGATGTGGAATGGTGCGAGCGGCGCCTGCTGCAGCGTATCCATAAGCGGACCCTGGTGACGTTACGCCGACAGATAGAACCAGTTTCAGCTTCGGTTTTCATGCAATGGCTTTTGCGCTGGCAGCACCTTGCGCCATGTACGCAGCTCAGCGGCGAGTCTGGCTTACTGGAAGCGCTACGCCAACTGGAAGGCTTTGAGGCACCGGCCATCGAATGGGAGCGTTCGATTCTGCCGCAACGTGTTTCCGGATATGATCCACGCTGGCTCGATGCTCTCTGTCTTTCCGGAGCTGTCGGATGGGGGCGCATCTCTCCGCATCCTGCATTTCATTCCATCGAATCGGGCGGCCCGCGGCGCGTGGTGCCAACCAGCATGGCGCCTGTCACGTTTTTTATCCGTGAAGAGGCGTTTTGGATGGATCGATGCCTGACCCAGCGTCAGATTCCGGAAAATTGCCTGGCTGCCTGTCTGAGCGGGACTGCAAGCAAAGTACGCGAAGTACTGTTATCGAGTGGGGCGATGTTTGCAGGAGACCTGGTGCGCAGGCTCGGCATTTCTGCAGCAGAAATCGATATGGCATTGTGGGAGCTGGTGGCTGCTGGACTGGTGACAGCCGATGGGTTTGACAGTCTGCGGATGCTGATCGATCCGCGACGAAACCTGGGACGCAGAACAAAACAAGCTGCGGGACGCTGGAGTCTGTTTCGAAGCGCGGAAGGGGCGACCCCGGTACAGCGCGAAAACGAGATTGAATCAGCCTGCCGTGTTGTATTGCGTCGCTATGGGGTTGTTTTCCGTGACCTTCTGGAGCGCGAAACAACCATGCCACGCTGGCGGGACCTGCTGGGCTCCCTGCGCAGAATGGAGGCCCGCGGCCAAGTGCGCGGCGGACGGTTTGTCCAGGGTTTCCATGGCGAACAGTTTGCTTTACCTGAAGCACTGGATTCCCTACGCGAGGCCCGGCGCGAGGGGACCTCCTCCTGGACTGTGAATCTTGCAGCAGCCGATCCGATGAACCTGATTGGCATTGTGCTTCCTGGCGAACGCATTGCCGCTGTCGCTGGAAACCGGGCCACGCTGGATGAAAATGTCTGGGCACCACTTCAGGCCCGGAACGGAACGATGGTCCCCGGTCCTTCTTTTCTTCTGACTGAGTCAAATTATGAACAGCCCCCCACGACCTGA
- a CDS encoding DUF5522 domain-containing protein, which translates to MNSPPRPDPQSSLKKDVDYYMDGPFLVFTEAYHLKRGYCCGSGCRHCPWKQQGNAGEASCSDPGSPT; encoded by the coding sequence ATGAACAGCCCCCCACGACCTGACCCACAATCGTCGTTGAAGAAAGATGTGGACTACTATATGGACGGTCCTTTTCTTGTATTCACAGAGGCCTATCACCTGAAACGCGGTTATTGTTGCGGTTCGGGTTGCAGGCATTGTCCCTGGAAGCAGCAGGGGAATGCAGGAGAGGCTTCCTGCTCTGACCCTGGCAGTCCGACCTGA
- a CDS encoding VWA domain-containing protein yields MRNHFAPRIVLKHLFLLLCMAPLLLQAQQDGQQSQSFTLKVNSDLVLTNVVVRDKKTGQIVKGLTKNDFTITENGKPQQIISFDFESVDEAAALNEATISGKAGNIVLGKTGIVTGDALRNHRLVVLFFDLTSMQPEDVERAQDAARNYINKQMQPADVVAVVSLDASLSLDQDFTQNKQLLLNAIDRYSGDQTQGYAPGATSTTNQVEDATAYTPDESEYNDINTDRELYAIASIAKSLNYINQKKALVYFSGGISRDGIENQASLHAAINAAVRANLSIYSIDSRGLQAISPLGDATTGSLRGTSGYNGAALQNNLDANFNSQEVMATLSSDTGGKALFDSNDFAPAFQQMQQDTSAYYVLGYRSTDPRRDGTYRRLTIKVNRSDVKLEYRHGYYAPADFKHSNKEDRERELDEQLASDLPATDVAVYLQALYFRQDDNRYYIPISILVPGSQIPFVKGGDRDKATLDIIGEVKDAAGRRIGDARDTVKLAVDQSQQVRQKNIQYSTSFILPAGKYHLKFVVRENETGRMGSFETDINVPDLRKAPVKLSSVVLASQRIPANKKSDSPLVHDGQELVPNLAHVFRQDQHIYFFYEVYNPAKAAAQATTASVSPAKSKGEKDSPAAPVRVMTSIEFLSNGLKVYETPLVQATQLNDPSRDAVAFQFDVPLTDLKPGLYTCQVNVIDDAGGSFTFPRMALLVRGPVTTPAPGSTPSPGGR; encoded by the coding sequence ATGAGAAATCACTTCGCGCCGCGCATCGTTCTGAAGCATCTTTTTCTCCTTCTGTGCATGGCCCCGCTGCTGCTTCAGGCCCAGCAGGACGGCCAGCAATCTCAGTCCTTCACCCTGAAAGTCAATAGCGACCTCGTCCTCACAAACGTAGTGGTTCGCGATAAAAAAACAGGCCAGATTGTGAAGGGACTTACCAAAAATGACTTCACCATCACTGAAAATGGCAAGCCGCAGCAGATCATCAGTTTTGACTTTGAAAGCGTAGACGAGGCTGCCGCCCTTAATGAAGCCACCATCAGCGGCAAAGCCGGAAATATTGTCCTGGGGAAAACTGGTATCGTCACCGGAGATGCGCTGCGTAACCACCGCCTGGTGGTCCTTTTCTTCGACCTCACTTCCATGCAGCCGGAAGATGTGGAACGCGCGCAGGACGCAGCACGCAATTACATCAATAAACAAATGCAGCCCGCCGACGTGGTCGCCGTGGTTTCTCTGGATGCCTCCCTTTCGCTGGACCAGGACTTCACGCAGAACAAGCAACTGCTGCTGAATGCGATTGACCGCTACTCAGGCGACCAGACCCAGGGCTACGCCCCCGGTGCCACAAGCACCACCAATCAAGTGGAGGACGCGACCGCTTATACGCCAGATGAGAGTGAATACAACGATATCAATACGGACCGTGAGCTCTATGCGATTGCATCCATTGCAAAATCTCTGAACTATATCAATCAGAAAAAGGCGCTGGTCTATTTCTCTGGCGGAATTTCGCGCGATGGTATTGAGAACCAGGCTTCGCTTCATGCAGCCATCAATGCAGCCGTGCGCGCTAATCTGTCCATCTATAGCATTGACTCACGCGGTCTCCAGGCCATCTCGCCTTTGGGCGATGCAACCACAGGGAGCCTGCGTGGAACCAGTGGCTACAACGGAGCGGCGCTCCAGAACAACCTTGACGCCAACTTCAATTCGCAGGAAGTGATGGCCACTCTGTCTTCAGACACCGGCGGCAAGGCCTTGTTTGACTCCAACGATTTCGCCCCCGCCTTCCAGCAGATGCAGCAGGACACTTCCGCCTACTACGTCCTGGGCTATCGCTCCACCGATCCCCGGCGCGACGGGACTTATCGCCGCCTCACGATCAAAGTCAACCGCAGCGATGTCAAATTGGAATATCGCCACGGATACTACGCCCCCGCAGACTTCAAACATTCCAATAAGGAAGACCGTGAGCGCGAACTGGATGAACAGCTTGCCAGCGACCTGCCCGCTACGGATGTCGCCGTCTATCTGCAGGCGCTTTACTTCCGGCAGGATGACAACCGCTATTACATTCCGATTTCCATTCTGGTCCCCGGATCACAGATACCGTTTGTGAAAGGCGGCGATCGGGACAAGGCCACACTCGACATTATCGGCGAAGTGAAAGATGCAGCGGGTCGTCGCATAGGAGACGCGCGCGACACCGTAAAGCTCGCCGTTGACCAGTCCCAGCAGGTACGTCAGAAAAATATCCAGTACTCCACGAGCTTCATCCTGCCTGCCGGCAAGTATCACCTGAAATTTGTGGTCCGTGAGAACGAGACCGGGCGCATGGGGTCATTTGAAACAGACATCAATGTGCCCGACTTGCGCAAGGCCCCGGTGAAACTCAGTTCCGTCGTGCTCGCCAGCCAGCGCATTCCCGCCAATAAAAAATCTGACAGTCCGCTCGTGCATGACGGGCAAGAGCTAGTGCCGAATCTGGCGCACGTTTTTCGCCAGGACCAGCACATTTACTTTTTCTATGAGGTCTATAACCCTGCGAAAGCGGCTGCACAGGCCACGACAGCATCCGTTTCCCCTGCAAAATCCAAAGGCGAAAAGGACAGCCCAGCTGCGCCGGTCCGGGTCATGACCAGCATTGAATTTCTGAGCAATGGACTCAAGGTCTATGAAACACCCCTGGTGCAGGCCACACAACTGAATGATCCCTCGCGCGATGCTGTGGCATTTCAGTTTGATGTACCTCTGACCGATCTGAAACCAGGCCTTTACACCTGTCAGGTCAACGTAATTGACGACGCTGGCGGCAGTTTTACCTTTCCGCGAATGGCCCTGCTGGTGCGCGGACCAGTCACTACTCCAGCGCCTGGATCCACGCCGTCGCCAGGCGGGCGCTAG